One Urocitellus parryii isolate mUroPar1 chromosome 9, mUroPar1.hap1, whole genome shotgun sequence DNA segment encodes these proteins:
- the LOC144256869 gene encoding olfactory receptor 2AE1-like — MWLRNQTSLADFILEGLFNDSPTHLFLFCLTMVVYLVALSGNTLTILLICVDRELHTPMYFLLSQLSLMDLMHICTTISKMATNYLSGSKSISFLGCATQHFLYLSLGGAECLLLALMSCDRYVAICHPLHYTVLMSRKVALMMALTSWLGASLNSLIHTVILMHFPFCGSRKMYHFYCEYPAVVKLVCGDVTVYETTVYICSIVLLLLPIILVSTSYGFILHSVIEMCSAGSKRNAFATCSSHFIVVSLWFGACIFSYMRPRSQRTPLQDKVGSVFYSIITPTLNPLIYTLWNKDVAKALRRVLRRGIITQ; from the coding sequence ATGTGGCTGAGGAATCAGACGTCTCTGGCAGACTTCATCCTTGAAGGGCTCTTCAATGACTCCCCAACccaccttttccttttctgcctgACCATGGTGGTCTACCTTGTTGCACTGAGTGGCAACACCCTCACCATCCTCCTCATCTGTGTGGATCGTGAGcttcacacccccatgtacttcctgCTCAGCCAGCTCTCCCTCATGGACCTGATGCACATCTGCACAACCATCTCCAAGATGGCTACCAACTACCTGTCTGGCAGCAAGTCCATCTCCTTCCTGGGCTGTGCCACCCAGCACTTCCTCTATTTGTCTCTGGGTGGTGCTGAGTGTCTTCTGCTAGCTCTCATGTCCTGTGACAGGTATGTTGCCATCTGTCATCCTCTGCATTACACTGTGCTCATGAGCAGGAAGGTGGCACTGATGATGGCCCTCACCTCATGGTTGGGGGCATCTCTGAACTCCCTAATTCACACAGTCATCTTGATGCACTTTCCCTTCTGTGGATCTCGGAAAATGTACCACTTCTACTGTGAGTATCCAGCTGTTGTGAAGTTGGTATGTGGTGATGTCACCGTCTATGAGACCACAGTGTATATCTGTAGCATcgtgcttctcctcctccccatcatCCTGGTTTCTACATCCTATGGCTTCATCCTGCACAGTGTCATAGAGATGTGTTCAGCTGGGAGTAAAAGAAATGCTTTTGCCACTTGTAGCTCCCACTTCATTGTGGTCTCTCTCTGGTTTGGTGCCTGCATCTTCTCATACATGAGGCCCAGGTCCCAGCGCACTCCACTGCAAGACAAAGTTGGTTCTGTGTTCTATAGCATCATTACTCCCACACTGAATCCTCTGATTTATACTCTCTGGAATAAGGATGTAGCTAAGGCTCTGAGGAGAGTGTTGAGGAGAGGTATTATCACCCAATGA